Proteins encoded together in one Telopea speciosissima isolate NSW1024214 ecotype Mountain lineage chromosome 6, Tspe_v1, whole genome shotgun sequence window:
- the LOC122664015 gene encoding ESCRT-related protein CHMP1B-like: protein MMKEKLMNQIFNLKLTSKSLVRQAKKCEQEEKSEKVKVKKAIEKGNIDGARIYAQNAIRKRNEQLNYLRFASRLDAVVARLGSQSNLQSVGKSMSGIVKSLEGALCVGNMEKISQTMDRFEKVFVNMEVQASFTEKSMAGTTSLSTPEGEVGSLMQQVADDYGLEVALKLPQAGNSSNQLALEVPKESRPVISLTEEELSRRLADLKSKG, encoded by the coding sequence atgatgaaggagaagttaATGAATCAGATCTTCAACCTAAAGCTTACATCGAAGTCACTGGTAAGGCAAGCAAAAAAATGTGAGCAAGAAGAGAAATCTGAGAAGGTGAAGGTAAAGAAGGCGATCGAGAAGGGAAACATTGATGGCGCGAGGATCTACGCCCAGAACGCAATCCGGAAACGTAACGAGCAGCTCAATTACCTGCGCTTCGCATCAAGGCTTGACGCAGTAGTGGCGAGGTTAGGGAGTCAGAGTAACCTGCAGAGCGTGGGGAAGTCGATGAGCGGAATCGTGAAGTCTCTGGAAGGGGCACTTTGTGTGGGGAACATGGAGAAGATATCACAGACAATGGATAGGTTTGAGAAGGTGTTTGTGAACATGGAAGTGCAGGCTAGTTTCACTGAAAAGTCAATGGCAGGGACTACATCTTTGTCCACACCAGAAGGGGAAGTGGGTTCTCTGATGCAACAAGTGGCTGATGATTATGGGTTGGAGGTAGCCCTGAAACTCCCACAGGCAGGGAATAGTAGTAATCAACTGGCTCTGGAGGTGCCCAAGGAGAGTAGGCCTGTGATCTCTCTTACTGAGGAGGAGTTGAGTAGGCGATTGGCTGATCTCAAATCAAAAGGCTAG